Proteins from one Oscillatoria nigro-viridis PCC 7112 genomic window:
- a CDS encoding type II toxin-antitoxin system PemK/MazF family toxin: MDKRRPMLIVSNDANNRAANTVTILPITSNVTRIYPFEVLLNPEESGLSKPSKVQAQQVRTISKQRINSDVVGSITEEIMQLVDAAIKLHLDLD, encoded by the coding sequence ATGGATAAACGCCGTCCCATGTTAATAGTCAGCAATGATGCCAATAACCGTGCTGCAAATACAGTCACGATTTTACCGATTACGTCAAATGTTACTCGCATTTATCCTTTTGAGGTATTGCTAAATCCAGAGGAGAGTGGTTTGTCCAAACCTTCAAAAGTGCAAGCACAGCAAGTGCGGACAATTTCTAAACAGCGAATCAACAGTGACGTAGTAGGAAGTATAACTGAGGAAATCATGCAGTTGGTAGATGCTGCTATTAAATTGCATTTAGACTTGGATTAA
- a CDS encoding DUF433 domain-containing protein encodes MVNIISEHITINPGFCGGKPCITGHRIKVQDVVIWHEEMGMSPEEIIYHYPSITLADVYAALTYYHDRREEIRTQIREDETFVRGLQAQNPSILQQKLKSLNVKNS; translated from the coding sequence ATGGTAAACATAATTTCTGAACATATTACAATTAATCCCGGTTTTTGCGGTGGGAAACCTTGCATTACTGGACATCGAATTAAGGTACAAGATGTGGTAATTTGGCATGAGGAAATGGGAATGTCACCAGAGGAGATTATTTACCATTATCCTTCAATTACTCTAGCTGATGTTTATGCAGCTTTGACTTATTATCACGATCGTCGTGAAGAAATTAGGACACAAATTAGAGAAGATGAAACCTTTGTTCGCGGGTTACAAGCCCAAAATCCGTCTATCCTTCAGCAAAAATTAAAAAGCCTAAATGTCAAGAACTCTTAA
- a CDS encoding DUF5615 family PIN-like protein encodes MSRTLNFHLDENVSNAIAISLRRYEINVTTTTEAGLLGKPDELHVEFAIAEGRVIFTQDADFLRINQTGLPHNGIIYCQKNSRSIGEILRSLVLIWEYLDLDDLTGRVEFI; translated from the coding sequence ATGTCAAGAACTCTTAACTTTCATTTGGATGAAAATGTAAGTAATGCTATTGCGATCAGCCTGCGAAGGTATGAGATTAATGTGACGACTACAACGGAAGCAGGCTTATTGGGAAAGCCTGATGAACTTCATGTAGAATTTGCGATAGCCGAAGGGAGAGTAATTTTTACTCAAGATGCAGATTTTTTAAGGATAAATCAAACTGGATTACCTCATAATGGGATTATTTACTGCCAGAAAAATAGTCGCTCGATTGGAGAAATTTTGAGAAGTTTGGTATTGATTTGGGAGTATCTTGATTTGGACGATCTGACAGGGCGTGTGGAGTTTATTTAA